A genome region from Chitinispirillales bacterium ANBcel5 includes the following:
- a CDS encoding cupin domain-containing protein, with amino-acid sequence MYHKHIKADSEFKIVAATERSQAAVMALEAGQSTGSTNNMHLKSDQWLYVVSGNGKAIIEDLSIDLKPGVLVLIEAGEVHEIFASPTENLTTINIYAPPEYPADL; translated from the coding sequence ATGTATCATAAACACATAAAAGCAGATAGTGAGTTTAAAATAGTAGCAGCCACCGAACGGTCCCAGGCAGCAGTTATGGCCCTTGAAGCAGGCCAAAGTACCGGTAGCACCAATAACATGCACCTAAAAAGCGATCAGTGGCTCTATGTCGTTTCCGGAAATGGAAAAGCAATAATAGAGGATCTCTCAATCGATCTAAAACCCGGGGTATTAGTACTCATTGAAGCCGGAGAGGTACACGAGATTTTTGCCTCTCCAACAGAAAATTTAACTACCATAAACATCTACGCACCGCCAGAATATCCTGCAGATCTGTAA
- a CDS encoding FxsA family protein codes for MFLRLLLLFTIFPLIELALLIYIGGLIGALNTILIVIATAFIGAALAKAEGLSTLLKIRTSMAKGQIPAEEILDGFLILIAAVVLITPGLITDLLGFGLLIRPTRKLFKRYLKKTIKRKIDKGSMEIRMH; via the coding sequence ATGTTTTTGCGATTATTGCTTCTTTTTACCATCTTTCCCCTAATCGAACTCGCACTTCTTATCTATATTGGCGGCTTAATTGGTGCCCTTAATACAATCCTCATTGTGATTGCCACTGCTTTTATTGGTGCCGCACTGGCTAAAGCTGAAGGACTATCCACTCTCCTTAAGATCCGTACAAGCATGGCAAAGGGACAGATCCCGGCCGAAGAGATACTGGATGGCTTTTTAATTTTAATTGCAGCAGTTGTACTTATCACTCCCGGACTTATAACCGACCTTCTTGGGTTTGGGCTGCTTATAAGACCAACCAGAAAACTATTTAAACGATACCTGAAAAAAACAATAAAACGAAAGATCGATAAAGGATCAATGGAGATTCGTATGCATTGA
- a CDS encoding ferredoxin: protein MKATVNKSTCIGCELCPSVCPEVFAMGDDGLAYTIVDEIPTDAQATAQESADSCPVDAIAIQ, encoded by the coding sequence ATGAAGGCGACCGTTAATAAAAGCACATGTATCGGCTGCGAGCTTTGTCCAAGTGTTTGCCCCGAAGTATTTGCAATGGGTGATGATGGCCTGGCGTATACAATTGTCGATGAGATCCCCACTGATGCTCAGGCAACTGCTCAGGAATCTGCTGACAGCTGCCCGGTTGATGCTATCGCTATCCAATAA
- a CDS encoding glycoside hydrolase family 9 protein, giving the protein MKRLSCFLGILLSLSVVAQPLALNLDQLHTTLIGFYQYQRAGRSDGSSGNPYYSSITSNEPHYYDNHNGNSLEGGWYDAGDFLKLGLPLGYTIYCLLKGYDVFPHSYDRGTNGIPNVLEEAKVGTDYLLKAIISETEVVMDLGDPNVDHMGMDESGPDNSQRTQSSRQRGRVADGVDVPAYYAASLALMSIVYREFDEDYADQCLEKAKQAFRRAETAYDQGNMVSTPTTKHSHGVLYSNSEGRDKMAAAAIELYRATGETSYRDWAESLTFPTISNVMGYGNAVPLASFEMWRQGVGASSTGLLNDMSFIWRNREGADNPRMEGIYVNSDWGTARDAGNAAFVAALAYIVTGNDSYMDFVETQINWLTGNHSGNSQSFVVGFSGGPSRIHHRNARHYGTPPRGGVVSGPDDRGEWDDDYSYRNCEVALDYNAGAIGAVAFLKDLANPPAGQIQIPERLEVSPQNVDFNSSDVTISARLSGTVDWTIDIRGVRSGATKLITGSGSNINETWIGDADQGTFIVGEEVRFNLDAGDNVALYHFSRTFANIEQIGGVKVFPFTDSDVLIDDFTGGNTPENALGGTWSTFNDGVSSSRPTEITESAVTDDGYDGSPGLQIRLIGQSGEDIPYTGIKTSFHPENRPMNLGEPTSIVFDIKASNTEIRVEVEQTTITDGAYYGYTVGLHGSNQWTRVRVPISELRQPEWATESKDLDLRSVNSLRFTYYGTSMPQVTIDNVHIENLSLSDGDVSAARRPVTMEQTRASVSGSSLNYTLSAADARGNLQLEIYNVSGRRVVSKNFAGTNQVSIPLSGLPAGVYTVIGVVDGRKINPSRFVWSGR; this is encoded by the coding sequence ATGAAACGACTATCTTGTTTTTTAGGCATTTTGCTTTCGTTATCTGTTGTCGCGCAGCCTTTAGCGCTTAATCTGGACCAGCTACATACTACCCTGATCGGCTTTTACCAGTATCAAAGAGCTGGACGATCCGATGGCAGCAGTGGTAATCCTTATTACAGTAGTATCACTAGTAATGAACCTCATTACTACGATAACCATAATGGTAACTCCCTTGAGGGAGGATGGTATGATGCAGGAGACTTTTTAAAACTAGGACTGCCTCTTGGGTACACAATCTATTGTCTCTTAAAGGGGTATGATGTGTTCCCACACTCCTATGACAGAGGAACCAATGGTATACCCAATGTTCTTGAAGAAGCGAAAGTGGGTACCGACTACCTGTTAAAAGCCATTATTTCAGAAACAGAGGTGGTTATGGATCTGGGAGATCCAAATGTGGACCATATGGGAATGGACGAAAGCGGGCCAGACAACAGCCAGAGAACACAAAGCAGCAGACAAAGAGGAAGAGTTGCAGATGGTGTGGATGTACCAGCCTACTATGCCGCGTCACTTGCACTCATGTCAATAGTGTATCGTGAGTTTGATGAAGACTATGCGGATCAGTGCCTTGAAAAAGCGAAACAGGCATTTAGAAGGGCCGAAACTGCTTATGATCAGGGTAATATGGTAAGTACTCCTACTACCAAACATTCCCACGGGGTACTCTATAGCAACAGTGAAGGACGGGACAAAATGGCTGCCGCCGCGATCGAACTGTACAGGGCCACAGGAGAAACATCCTACCGTGATTGGGCAGAAAGTTTAACCTTTCCTACAATCAGCAATGTAATGGGGTATGGAAATGCTGTGCCTCTGGCTTCTTTTGAAATGTGGAGACAGGGAGTTGGTGCCAGTTCTACAGGCCTCTTAAACGATATGAGTTTTATATGGCGCAACCGGGAGGGGGCCGATAATCCCCGAATGGAAGGAATATATGTAAATTCAGATTGGGGTACAGCAAGAGACGCGGGAAATGCCGCATTTGTCGCTGCCCTGGCCTATATCGTCACCGGAAACGACTCATATATGGATTTTGTGGAGACTCAAATAAACTGGTTAACCGGGAATCACAGTGGTAACAGCCAGTCCTTTGTGGTCGGATTTAGTGGTGGTCCTTCCAGAATTCACCACAGAAACGCCCGTCATTACGGAACTCCTCCTCGTGGTGGTGTGGTTTCCGGACCCGATGATAGAGGGGAATGGGATGATGACTACAGTTACAGAAACTGTGAAGTAGCTCTTGACTATAATGCCGGGGCAATTGGTGCAGTTGCTTTTCTCAAAGACCTAGCCAATCCACCAGCAGGACAGATACAGATTCCGGAGCGTCTCGAAGTTTCACCTCAAAATGTTGATTTTAACAGTAGTGATGTAACCATAAGCGCACGCCTTAGCGGGACTGTTGATTGGACTATCGATATACGAGGGGTTCGTTCAGGAGCCACAAAGCTTATTACTGGATCCGGCAGCAATATCAATGAAACCTGGATTGGCGACGCTGATCAGGGCACATTTATTGTTGGTGAAGAAGTAAGGTTTAACCTTGATGCTGGGGATAATGTCGCGCTGTATCATTTTTCAAGAACTTTTGCAAACATAGAACAAATCGGTGGTGTAAAAGTTTTCCCATTTACAGACAGTGATGTGCTTATTGATGATTTTACTGGTGGTAATACTCCCGAAAATGCTCTCGGGGGAACATGGTCTACTTTTAATGATGGTGTTTCATCATCAAGACCTACCGAAATTACCGAAAGTGCTGTAACTGATGATGGCTATGATGGGTCACCTGGTCTTCAGATTAGGCTTATCGGACAAAGTGGTGAAGATATTCCTTATACAGGGATAAAAACTTCTTTTCATCCTGAAAACAGACCTATGAATCTTGGAGAACCCACCAGTATTGTCTTTGATATTAAAGCCAGCAATACCGAGATACGGGTAGAGGTAGAACAGACTACTATTACCGATGGGGCCTATTATGGGTACACAGTAGGGCTGCACGGTAGTAATCAGTGGACTCGGGTCAGGGTGCCAATTTCTGAGCTTAGACAACCTGAATGGGCCACCGAATCAAAGGACCTTGATCTTAGAAGTGTAAATTCACTAAGGTTTACCTATTATGGAACAAGTATGCCGCAGGTAACCATCGACAACGTTCATATCGAAAACCTTAGCCTTAGCGATGGTGACGTTTCCGCAGCAAGGCGCCCGGTAACTATGGAGCAAACCAGAGCATCGGTTTCCGGTTCATCGTTGAACTACACTCTTTCTGCTGCTGATGCCCGCGGTAATTTGCAGCTTGAGATCTATAACGTTTCCGGAAGACGTGTTGTGAGTAAGAACTTTGCCGGAACAAATCAGGTTAGCATACCACTTTCAGGACTGCCTGCAGGAGTATATACTGTTATAGGAGTTGTGGATGGAAGAAAAATTAATCCATCACGATTCGTTTGGTCCGGAAGATAG
- a CDS encoding CIA30 family protein: MGRFFKKSLVTGLATVLAASSSLFAENNAVFDDLEHGSNQNLFGDYWYFYDDQGDNNPGTSEVENATRDGDELLFEGGYGPGKDSDYAARLEFAMGSAWEDPQCAGMATCWEISPFVGMGSNLVPDGAVYDLTGATAISFYHRGSSEIPVAFRLELATVLDAAHYQYMFTTATTDWERLTVEITGGEEGSGMLAQPEEWGDEADYDLSQASKISWQFQGEEPTDGWFAIDSIVIHNHEFIPPDMCTDCVGEPDPPANEPFSDFEESGTQNATGFYWYEYDDGEAGGSSDIFLGVDPDADEDMPTLILEGNGREGNGAMIGFELGSAFTSGGETVQPFVGIGTNLTDEGLENPFIYNADANDATALYFEYRTDGLDKITVEVSDHLAFTGSRGEGVVYYIDLPGTDNEWRSATIPWSTFVLPTWDSVLDDSPLQTDRLAQIQFKHQGRAGTVGEMALDNVYFVGATGYDPQPLIGNSVLNSRAHSVATGITGAYNRGTVTVNWNPSTEIQDGRFTLINTRGAVVSSAPVTRTSGNQISSTLNAASIPAGLYFIQVRARDIQGKSVNHQIPVNIVK; the protein is encoded by the coding sequence ATGGGACGATTCTTCAAAAAATCGCTTGTGACAGGGCTGGCAACTGTCCTGGCTGCCTCCTCATCTCTCTTTGCCGAAAATAATGCTGTGTTTGATGATCTCGAACATGGATCAAACCAAAACCTTTTTGGCGATTACTGGTACTTTTATGATGATCAGGGTGATAATAATCCCGGTACATCAGAAGTTGAAAACGCCACTCGGGATGGTGATGAATTACTGTTTGAAGGTGGGTACGGACCTGGTAAGGATTCAGACTACGCCGCAAGACTGGAATTCGCTATGGGTAGTGCCTGGGAAGATCCACAGTGTGCAGGAATGGCTACATGTTGGGAAATTTCTCCATTTGTAGGGATGGGTTCAAATCTTGTTCCAGATGGTGCGGTGTACGATCTTACCGGTGCCACTGCTATCTCTTTTTATCACAGAGGGTCATCTGAAATTCCCGTTGCATTCAGACTTGAACTGGCAACAGTTCTGGATGCTGCTCACTATCAGTACATGTTCACAACTGCTACAACAGATTGGGAGCGTCTTACTGTAGAGATTACTGGTGGTGAAGAAGGAAGTGGTATGCTTGCACAACCAGAGGAATGGGGTGATGAAGCAGATTACGACCTTTCACAGGCTTCAAAGATATCCTGGCAGTTTCAGGGTGAAGAACCTACTGATGGATGGTTTGCTATTGACAGCATTGTGATTCATAATCATGAATTTATTCCTCCAGATATGTGTACTGACTGTGTTGGTGAACCTGACCCACCAGCTAACGAGCCATTCTCAGACTTTGAAGAAAGCGGTACACAGAACGCCACAGGCTTTTACTGGTATGAATATGATGATGGTGAAGCTGGTGGTTCTTCTGATATCTTCTTAGGTGTTGATCCTGATGCAGATGAAGATATGCCTACACTTATCCTCGAGGGTAATGGTAGGGAAGGTAATGGCGCAATGATCGGCTTTGAGTTAGGATCAGCTTTCACCAGTGGCGGTGAAACTGTACAGCCTTTCGTAGGAATTGGTACTAACCTAACCGATGAAGGTCTTGAAAATCCATTTATCTATAATGCAGACGCTAATGATGCTACTGCCCTCTATTTTGAATACAGAACAGATGGCTTAGATAAGATTACAGTCGAAGTTTCAGATCACTTAGCTTTTACAGGTTCACGTGGTGAAGGTGTTGTATATTACATCGATCTTCCAGGCACAGACAATGAATGGAGATCTGCTACTATTCCATGGAGCACATTTGTGCTGCCTACATGGGACTCTGTATTAGACGACTCACCACTTCAGACAGACCGTTTAGCTCAGATTCAGTTCAAACACCAGGGACGTGCAGGTACAGTGGGTGAAATGGCCCTTGACAATGTCTACTTTGTAGGTGCGACCGGTTACGATCCTCAGCCACTAATAGGAAACAGCGTTCTCAATAGCCGTGCTCATTCTGTCGCTACCGGTATCACAGGTGCCTATAACAGAGGAACCGTTACAGTGAACTGGAATCCTTCAACTGAAATTCAGGATGGAAGATTCACTCTGATTAACACCAGAGGTGCTGTTGTTTCATCTGCTCCGGTTACCCGTACTTCCGGAAATCAGATCTCTTCAACACTGAATGCTGCTTCTATTCCTGCAGGACTTTATTTCATACAGGTTAGAGCAAGAGACATTCAGGGTAAGAGTGTAAATCATCAGATTCCTGTAAATATTGTAAAGTAG
- a CDS encoding response regulator, whose amino-acid sequence MNSNKALIFVIDDDPVIRELVTFNLQVRGYEVMAFSNGMDALQSIEETRPDLVILDVIMPDLDGWEMCKILRDTDETLPIIMLTALDTARDKLIGRSILRADAYVTKPFDIDHLISSVKKLIE is encoded by the coding sequence ATGAATTCAAATAAAGCTTTGATTTTCGTAATTGATGATGATCCGGTTATAAGAGAGCTTGTTACCTTTAATCTTCAGGTCAGAGGGTATGAAGTCATGGCATTCTCAAATGGTATGGATGCACTTCAGAGTATTGAAGAAACGCGGCCAGACCTTGTAATTTTAGATGTAATTATGCCTGATCTGGATGGCTGGGAAATGTGCAAGATTCTAAGAGACACCGATGAGACGCTGCCCATTATAATGCTTACTGCTCTTGATACAGCCAGAGATAAGTTAATCGGCAGATCTATTCTAAGAGCTGATGCGTATGTTACCAAACCCTTTGACATCGATCACCTTATAAGTTCTGTAAAAAAACTTATCGAATAG
- the ptsP gene encoding phosphoenolpyruvate--protein phosphotransferase, whose protein sequence is MARLREKVRRELSGETISQGVAIADALVFKPIALEALEMNSFPIDDLLKEITRLDYAIQKSENQLLQIFDRLKGKKESDVSEIFQVQLQLLRDQSFIDEIKNLLKAQKMNIEHVIASKMRVLETRFKSITDEVMRTRFLDIQDVYHRILRNLLEIEHVRTNPMQRIENPVIFVAEKLLPSDVALLDFSKIVGIIIEEGSRFSHVAVISKSMNIPAIIRTPGAGTLIKTGDPVIVDGYTAKVVVFPNESELSVYKEKREYFLSSIDPKSSRLRSKICQTRDGRRIKLEANIGSVNEAQIAMKYGAEGVGLLRTELFYMSCKHQPSVDEEVRFYTDIISILKNRPLTIRLLDLGADKSLPFLKSYEEENPQLGIRGIRYLLNNKELFKNHLKSVVLVSKITRIKILLPFVAIIEDLDQALSIIDEVCRETDSNKDDISVGIMVEIPSVALSINTFLQKVDFVNVGTNDLVQYVFAASREDSGLEDYRQSMHPVILKIISHIVESGIANDKEVSVCGEAASDPMLALLMVGAGVTSLSMQPSSIVTVKDAINHWEFSHLFKVFKEAALVDGSRDVVELINRNLKKSKR, encoded by the coding sequence ATGGCTCGTTTACGTGAAAAGGTAAGAAGGGAATTGTCCGGAGAAACTATCTCACAGGGTGTTGCAATTGCAGATGCCCTGGTCTTTAAACCCATTGCTCTTGAGGCTCTGGAGATGAACAGCTTTCCCATCGATGATCTTTTAAAAGAGATCACCAGGCTTGATTATGCAATTCAAAAAAGTGAAAACCAGTTACTGCAGATTTTCGATCGGCTTAAAGGTAAAAAGGAGAGTGATGTTTCGGAAATCTTCCAGGTCCAGCTTCAACTGCTCAGAGATCAAAGTTTTATCGATGAGATAAAAAATCTGCTCAAAGCTCAGAAAATGAATATAGAGCATGTAATAGCAAGTAAAATGCGCGTTTTAGAAACGAGATTTAAAAGTATCACTGATGAAGTTATGCGAACCAGGTTTCTCGATATTCAGGATGTTTATCACCGAATACTGAGAAACCTGCTTGAAATAGAGCACGTTAGAACTAATCCGATGCAAAGAATAGAAAATCCGGTGATTTTTGTGGCGGAAAAACTCCTTCCTTCGGATGTGGCGTTGCTGGATTTTAGCAAAATAGTTGGTATAATCATCGAAGAGGGCAGTCGGTTTTCGCATGTAGCCGTTATATCAAAATCGATGAACATACCGGCAATAATCAGAACCCCGGGCGCAGGAACTCTTATAAAAACGGGAGATCCGGTTATTGTAGACGGCTATACCGCAAAAGTAGTGGTTTTCCCAAATGAATCAGAACTATCGGTATATAAAGAAAAAAGAGAATACTTTCTCTCAAGCATAGACCCGAAAAGTAGTAGATTACGGTCTAAAATATGCCAGACCCGTGATGGAAGAAGAATTAAACTGGAAGCAAACATTGGCTCAGTTAATGAAGCGCAAATAGCAATGAAGTACGGGGCCGAAGGGGTGGGCCTGCTTCGTACTGAACTATTTTATATGTCATGCAAACACCAGCCATCAGTTGATGAAGAGGTACGTTTCTATACCGATATAATCTCAATTCTTAAAAACAGACCACTTACGATCAGATTACTTGATCTGGGTGCTGATAAATCACTCCCGTTTCTAAAAAGCTATGAAGAGGAAAACCCACAGTTAGGGATACGGGGAATACGCTACCTGCTAAATAACAAAGAGCTATTTAAAAATCATCTAAAAAGTGTTGTCTTGGTAAGTAAAATTACACGTATAAAAATTCTGTTGCCCTTTGTGGCAATTATTGAGGATCTTGATCAGGCACTAAGTATTATAGATGAAGTATGCAGGGAAACTGATTCAAACAAAGATGATATATCAGTTGGTATAATGGTTGAAATTCCCTCCGTTGCGCTCTCCATAAACACATTTCTTCAAAAGGTAGATTTTGTAAATGTGGGCACAAACGATCTGGTTCAGTATGTTTTTGCCGCAAGCAGAGAAGACAGTGGGCTGGAAGATTACAGACAGAGCATGCACCCCGTTATTTTAAAAATTATTTCCCACATTGTGGAATCAGGCATTGCAAACGATAAAGAAGTCTCTGTATGTGGTGAAGCCGCGTCAGACCCAATGCTGGCTCTGCTTATGGTTGGAGCAGGAGTGACTTCACTTTCCATGCAGCCCAGTTCAATTGTTACGGTTAAAGATGCTATAAATCACTGGGAATTTTCTCACCTGTTCAAAGTATTTAAAGAAGCGGCATTGGTTGACGGAAGCAGGGATGTGGTCGAACTGATCAATCGTAATCTAAAAAAGTCAAAACGATAG
- a CDS encoding SLBB domain-containing protein, producing MLILKKENRVLSTISKISLFTVVLCCSVVLTLAQNDFRSNQSQTWDSRQPLAYDSRLSDFQSPTRSSIDTQTFDQQRQLLPHQQRLSREQLERMRSQQQPHQLQPPRQQEMQPSIWDYETHSKDHDSALLFDTLVDFQPPDSFDLADTAALTYYGYDLFTEIPEVFKPSPIGPVDPGYTLAPGDVMRLSVWGQVEFEHELTVNQEGKVMIPVVGMVHVSGIPFEQLEQKLKGMLSRHFSGLTSSPPRTFMHLTVGRLRPIRVYFMGEVKQPGGYTVSSFANVFSALYSVGGPLKSGSLRSISVIRNDSTIANVDLYDYLLKGRSDSDVRLRNNDVIFVPPRGKTISISGAVFRPAIYELRPDDHLLSLLQFCGGPKSASNIEQATLRRIVPFEQRANASQMKKLLSIDLKRYLETDNDFKLYDQDSLHVYPLFSDLRNFVRLSGAVQYPGTYESSVSLYDLIFNHGKIIDNKTFKGRADLIRFNDDLVTTTVIPIDLKRLKSDQTYNMQMEPGDEVIVYELDVVSPTDLRITVDGEVREPGVYLMSSNMTVADAILRAGGFSRRAHKTRVDVFRPDNSGRNRLSRVFNIDLPDSLNYSSDKGREFVLEDRDRIVVRPDPNYREENYITIQGLVRYAGTYGLEERNERLSDLIDRAGGLMPDAYLKGASIIRDDKRLVVDFEAAYVYGRNREDVILQSGDSIYIPSRPNNVLIHGQVNNEGLYGYVEGQRLRSYLDRAGGVADSANFILVTKPNGETQKHSFRRFARNPKISDGSTIHVTKKPRREPRERTGASVSDIIKDTLAIITSAVTIIVLVQQINDD from the coding sequence ATGTTGATATTAAAAAAGGAAAACAGAGTTTTGAGCACCATATCCAAGATTTCGCTATTTACAGTTGTACTTTGCTGTTCAGTAGTTTTGACCCTTGCACAAAACGATTTTAGGAGTAATCAATCCCAAACATGGGACAGCAGGCAACCGTTAGCCTACGATTCTCGCCTTTCCGATTTTCAATCTCCCACAAGAAGTTCTATAGATACACAAACATTTGATCAACAAAGACAGCTCCTTCCTCATCAGCAAAGATTGAGTCGTGAACAATTAGAGCGGATGCGATCTCAGCAGCAACCTCATCAGCTCCAGCCCCCCCGTCAGCAGGAAATGCAGCCCTCGATATGGGACTATGAAACCCATTCCAAGGACCATGACTCAGCACTCCTGTTTGATACGCTTGTAGACTTTCAACCACCAGATTCCTTTGATTTAGCCGATACTGCTGCTTTGACCTATTATGGATACGATCTGTTTACCGAAATTCCTGAAGTGTTCAAACCTTCACCTATAGGGCCTGTTGATCCGGGCTATACACTCGCTCCGGGTGATGTGATGCGGTTATCGGTGTGGGGGCAGGTTGAATTTGAACATGAGCTTACAGTTAATCAAGAAGGTAAGGTGATGATTCCAGTTGTAGGGATGGTACATGTATCCGGCATCCCTTTTGAACAACTCGAACAAAAGTTAAAGGGAATGCTTTCAAGACACTTCTCTGGTCTTACCTCCTCTCCACCTCGCACTTTCATGCATCTTACTGTGGGAAGATTAAGGCCGATCAGGGTTTATTTTATGGGTGAGGTAAAGCAGCCCGGAGGGTATACCGTTTCAAGCTTTGCCAATGTATTCAGTGCTTTATATAGTGTTGGGGGGCCCCTTAAGAGCGGATCACTCAGATCGATCTCTGTCATTCGCAATGACTCCACCATAGCAAACGTTGATCTGTACGATTATCTGCTTAAAGGAAGATCCGATTCTGACGTTCGATTACGCAACAACGATGTGATCTTTGTCCCACCACGGGGGAAAACGATATCCATCTCCGGGGCGGTTTTTAGGCCTGCAATCTATGAGCTTAGGCCAGATGATCATCTTTTATCCCTGCTTCAATTTTGTGGGGGGCCAAAAAGTGCTTCAAACATCGAACAGGCCACTCTCAGACGAATTGTGCCTTTTGAGCAAAGGGCTAATGCCTCACAGATGAAAAAACTGCTCAGTATCGATCTTAAACGCTATCTTGAAACAGACAACGATTTTAAACTCTATGATCAGGACTCGTTGCATGTGTATCCTCTGTTTTCTGATCTGCGTAACTTTGTTCGACTCTCCGGGGCTGTTCAGTATCCCGGTACTTATGAAAGCTCTGTATCGCTCTATGACCTAATATTTAATCATGGAAAAATAATCGATAATAAAACATTTAAGGGACGGGCCGATCTAATCAGATTTAATGATGATCTGGTTACGACTACTGTTATTCCAATCGACCTTAAAAGGCTAAAAAGTGACCAAACCTACAACATGCAGATGGAGCCGGGGGATGAAGTTATCGTCTATGAGCTTGATGTTGTAAGTCCTACAGATCTTAGAATTACAGTGGATGGGGAGGTACGGGAGCCCGGGGTTTACCTCATGAGTTCCAATATGACCGTTGCCGATGCGATCCTTCGCGCAGGAGGCTTTTCGCGCCGTGCACATAAAACCAGAGTTGATGTGTTCAGGCCCGATAACAGTGGAAGAAACAGGCTCTCAAGGGTATTTAATATCGATCTGCCTGATTCACTCAATTATTCCAGTGATAAGGGAAGAGAGTTTGTCCTTGAAGACAGGGATCGAATCGTGGTACGGCCGGATCCTAACTACAGAGAAGAAAACTATATCACTATCCAGGGATTGGTACGGTATGCCGGAACCTACGGCCTTGAAGAGAGAAACGAGCGTCTTAGCGATCTTATAGACAGAGCCGGCGGGTTGATGCCCGATGCTTACCTCAAGGGTGCAAGCATTATCAGAGATGATAAACGACTTGTGGTGGATTTTGAAGCAGCTTATGTTTATGGCAGAAACAGAGAAGACGTGATCCTTCAAAGTGGTGATAGCATCTATATACCCAGCAGGCCCAACAATGTTCTGATCCATGGCCAGGTGAACAACGAAGGCCTCTATGGCTACGTCGAGGGTCAGCGCCTGAGGAGTTATCTGGATCGGGCCGGAGGGGTCGCTGACAGTGCAAACTTCATCCTGGTAACAAAACCCAATGGAGAAACACAGAAACATAGCTTCAGAAGATTTGCCAGAAACCCTAAAATCTCCGATGGCTCTACCATTCACGTTACCAAAAAGCCCCGCAGGGAACCCAGAGAACGTACGGGAGCTTCTGTTTCAGATATTATTAAGGATACTTTGGCTATAATCACCAGCGCAGTAACCATTATAGTTCTGGTTCAGCAGATTAATGATGATTAG